One window of the Capnocytophaga haemolytica genome contains the following:
- a CDS encoding dimethylarginine dimethylaminohydrolase family protein, which yields MRKLHITDETSRLRAVILGTAVSNGPTPTLEEAYDPKSAEHIAAGTYPVETDMVAEMEAFATILKKHGVEVLRPEIIKDCNQIFTRDIGFVIEDKFIKANILPDREAEFEAIEYIVRQLPPERVITPPEEVHIEGGDVMPWGDHIFVGTYKGADYKEQITARTNMAGVAFLKRLFPEKTIREFDLVKSKTEARDNALHLDCCFQPVGRGKAIIYKGGFRDVADYDYLANFFGKENLFHIEREEMYAMCSNVFSISPEVVVSERGFTRLNHWLRAQGFTVEEVPYAEISKQEGLLRCSTLPLCRE from the coding sequence ATGAGAAAATTACACATTACAGATGAAACGAGTCGCCTTAGGGCAGTGATATTAGGCACAGCGGTGAGCAATGGTCCTACTCCTACGTTGGAGGAGGCTTACGACCCGAAGTCGGCAGAGCATATTGCGGCGGGCACTTACCCTGTGGAGACGGATATGGTGGCTGAGATGGAGGCTTTTGCCACTATACTTAAAAAGCACGGTGTAGAGGTGTTACGCCCTGAAATCATCAAAGACTGCAACCAGATTTTCACACGCGACATCGGCTTTGTGATCGAAGATAAGTTTATTAAAGCCAATATCTTGCCTGATCGTGAGGCGGAGTTTGAGGCTATTGAGTACATCGTACGACAGTTGCCCCCAGAGCGTGTGATTACACCCCCTGAGGAGGTACACATCGAGGGTGGCGATGTGATGCCGTGGGGCGACCATATCTTCGTGGGGACTTACAAGGGTGCGGACTATAAGGAGCAAATCACGGCACGCACTAATATGGCAGGGGTAGCGTTCCTCAAAAGGCTATTCCCTGAGAAGACCATACGTGAATTTGACTTGGTAAAGTCGAAGACTGAGGCGCGTGATAATGCGTTGCATTTGGATTGCTGCTTTCAACCTGTGGGGCGTGGTAAAGCGATTATCTACAAAGGAGGCTTTAGAGACGTGGCTGACTATGACTATTTAGCCAATTTCTTTGGCAAAGAAAACCTCTTCCATATTGAGCGAGAAGAGATGTATGCGATGTGTAGTAATGTGTTCTCTATCTCGCCTGAGGTGGTGGTATCAGAACGCGGCTTTACACGGCTGAACCATTGGCTCCGAGCACAGGGCTTTACAGTGGAGGAAGTGCCTTATGCCGAGATTTCCAAGCAAGAGGGTTTGTTGAGGTGCTCAACACTGCCGCTGTGCAGAGAGTAG